The Neosynechococcus sphagnicola sy1 genome window below encodes:
- a CDS encoding CbiQ family ECF transporter T component, which translates to MTTTGLVVLGSVTLKALLSLLILNILMLTTSVPALLQALVVLKMPLLLQAILAAMYRYISVLTAEVKAMKQAAIARNLLATRRLQRRVLGNMIGALFIRTYERGVESASSHASAGVYRATAHGNPSDPRTHGSLGIGRDDQPRGARSSASPPSPKLIPGPCIIPRFQFAN; encoded by the coding sequence GTGACCACCACAGGACTCGTGGTCTTAGGCAGCGTCACCCTCAAGGCACTGTTATCCTTGCTGATATTAAATATTCTGATGTTGACCACCTCAGTTCCGGCGCTGTTGCAAGCCCTGGTGGTGTTGAAAATGCCGTTGCTCTTGCAGGCGATTTTAGCGGCGATGTATCGCTACATCAGTGTTTTGACGGCTGAAGTCAAAGCCATGAAACAGGCAGCGATCGCCCGGAATTTACTAGCAACTCGCCGCTTGCAGCGCCGTGTTCTAGGGAACATGATCGGTGCTTTGTTTATTCGCACCTACGAACGGGGGGTAGAGAGTGCATCTAGCCATGCAAGCGCGGGGGTATACAGGGCAACTGCCCATGGAAATCCCAGCGATCCCAGGACACACGGATCGCTGGGCATTGGTCGTGACGATCAGCCTCGTGGTGCTAGGTCAAGTGCTTCACCCCCTTCTCCCAAGTTGATCCCCGGCCCATGCATCATTCCCCGATTTCAATTCGCCAACTGA
- a CDS encoding PDGLE domain-containing protein, whose product MRRHRLGLSNRNLVMVGLGTALGIAVLLSPFASSNPDGLDRVSQDHGFDRKALATTPAQQLPFHRIFDQYTLRGVPAGVATPLAGLIGTLLTFGLAWGIGKLAVRGTQNPDIASPSSSEPPPQ is encoded by the coding sequence ATGCGTCGCCATCGCTTAGGACTCAGCAATCGGAACTTGGTCATGGTCGGGCTTGGAACCGCGCTGGGGATTGCAGTGCTGCTCTCGCCCTTTGCCAGTTCTAATCCAGACGGTCTGGATCGGGTGTCCCAGGATCACGGTTTTGACCGGAAAGCATTGGCGACGACCCCTGCCCAACAACTCCCTTTTCATCGCATTTTTGATCAGTACACACTGCGAGGTGTGCCAGCGGGGGTTGCTACGCCCCTGGCAGGTTTGATCGGCACCCTCTTGACCTTTGGTCTTGCATGGGGCATTGGCAAACTGGCGGTTCGGGGAACCCAGAATCCAGATATTGCATCTCCCTCGTCCTCTGAACCTCCCCCCCAATAA
- a CDS encoding energy-coupling factor ABC transporter permease produces the protein MPDRTSQGRSQQMFIINLGLQGHSWGIALWQGMLRSFLAMHIPDGFLNLPVTLITWLLTISFMALALKRVQKQYQQRAVPLMGVCAAFIFATQMINFPIPGGTSGHLLGGTLAGILLGPWAGSLVMAVVFMVQAVLFQDGGLTVLGANIVNMGLIGTFGGYYLYKAIRWALGRDQWWAMATATLIAAWTSVVVASLICAVELGLSGTVPMTVAIAAMAFWHTLIGLGGGTDHPGRHQLYLADPS, from the coding sequence GTGCCAGACAGGACTTCGCAAGGGCGATCGCAGCAAATGTTCATCATCAATCTAGGTTTGCAAGGGCACAGTTGGGGGATAGCGCTCTGGCAGGGAATGCTTCGGTCTTTCCTGGCGATGCACATTCCCGATGGTTTTTTGAACTTACCAGTGACCCTGATCACCTGGTTACTGACCATCAGCTTCATGGCACTGGCATTGAAACGAGTTCAGAAGCAGTACCAGCAGCGAGCGGTTCCCCTCATGGGTGTTTGTGCCGCCTTCATCTTTGCTACTCAGATGATCAATTTCCCCATCCCTGGAGGAACTTCCGGCCATCTATTGGGGGGAACCCTGGCAGGGATTCTCCTCGGGCCGTGGGCAGGCTCCTTGGTGATGGCGGTGGTGTTTATGGTTCAGGCTGTCTTATTTCAGGATGGGGGACTGACTGTATTGGGAGCCAACATTGTCAATATGGGTTTAATAGGTACCTTTGGGGGTTACTACCTCTATAAAGCCATTCGCTGGGCCTTGGGTCGTGACCAGTGGTGGGCCATGGCAACGGCAACATTGATCGCCGCTTGGACGAGTGTGGTTGTAGCCTCTCTGATCTGCGCCGTAGAACTTGGGCTGTCTGGTACCGTGCCGATGACTGTCGCGATCGCAGCCATGGCTTTCTGGCACACGCTGATTGGTCTGGGGGGAGGCACTGATCACCCTGGCCGCCATCAGCTTTATTTGGCAGACCCGTCCTGA
- a CDS encoding chloride channel protein: protein MRQEPEHCPMSYPQLLFYAAGIGITVGFLSAAYYWTLELGFQWVWKTLPNRIDYPSWSTFNEFVWPLTTLGGLLVGLAVHYLGAPSGGLRGCIAEIHAEGRVDYRQTPGMIVASLLSLTFGSSAGPEAPLVDINGGFGTWLADRLKLSVAATRVFTLCGMSAAFGAFFGTPLGSTLLALEIPHRWGLEYYEALIPTLIAAIGGFAIFRLCTGLTIGGLYEFPHYPELQIEHLLYAILLGAIGAGTAILFSWIFQTLGKWVQPLTQHPVILTTLGGLAIGLIATVLPLTLFYGERQIQTIIDLGERLGSGLLLLIALAKMVTLSISVHSGFRGGILFPLFFMGATVGMAVSLMLPQIPPTVGMICTMAALSVAILKTPMGLIIVLNVISHTTMMPLITVATTISLLLTAQVNLLYTKQHRTESHQLEILPR from the coding sequence ATGCGTCAAGAGCCAGAACACTGCCCGATGTCCTATCCCCAGCTGTTGTTCTACGCAGCAGGAATTGGGATCACCGTCGGTTTTCTATCAGCTGCCTATTACTGGACTCTGGAGCTAGGCTTTCAGTGGGTCTGGAAAACCCTCCCCAATCGCATTGACTATCCCTCTTGGTCTACCTTCAATGAATTTGTCTGGCCCCTCACCACACTAGGGGGATTGCTTGTGGGTTTAGCCGTTCACTATTTAGGGGCACCCAGTGGCGGACTGCGGGGGTGTATTGCTGAAATCCATGCCGAGGGGCGCGTTGACTATCGGCAAACCCCCGGTATGATTGTGGCCTCCCTCCTCTCCCTGACCTTTGGCAGTAGTGCTGGCCCCGAAGCCCCCCTCGTGGATATCAATGGTGGTTTCGGGACGTGGCTGGCCGATCGCCTGAAACTATCAGTTGCCGCGACCCGAGTCTTCACCCTTTGTGGCATGAGTGCTGCCTTTGGTGCCTTTTTTGGCACGCCCCTGGGGAGCACTCTGCTGGCCTTGGAAATTCCCCATCGCTGGGGGCTGGAGTACTACGAAGCGCTAATTCCGACCTTGATTGCTGCCATCGGTGGCTTCGCCATCTTTCGCCTGTGTACGGGACTGACCATTGGGGGGTTGTACGAATTTCCCCATTATCCTGAACTTCAGATAGAGCATCTGTTGTACGCTATCTTGTTAGGCGCTATTGGGGCGGGAACGGCGATTTTATTCAGTTGGATCTTTCAAACCCTGGGGAAGTGGGTACAACCACTCACGCAGCACCCTGTCATCCTTACAACGTTGGGAGGTCTGGCAATTGGGCTGATTGCCACCGTGCTGCCTTTGACCTTGTTCTATGGCGAACGCCAAATTCAGACCATTATCGATCTCGGGGAGCGATTGGGGAGCGGTCTACTGTTGCTGATTGCCCTCGCAAAGATGGTGACCCTGAGCATTAGTGTGCATTCTGGCTTTCGCGGTGGGATTCTTTTCCCGTTGTTTTTTATGGGGGCAACCGTTGGCATGGCCGTTAGCTTGATGTTGCCGCAAATCCCTCCCACGGTTGGCATGATCTGCACCATGGCCGCTCTGAGCGTCGCCATCCTCAAGACACCCATGGGCTTGATTATTGTCTTGAATGTAATTTCTCACACCACCATGATGCCGTTGATTACGGTGGCAACGACGATAAGCTTGCTGCTCACCGCACAGGTCAATCTACTCTATACAAAGCAGCATCGGACGGAAAGCCATCAATTGGAAATTTTACCTCGGTGA
- a CDS encoding RNA recognition motif domain-containing protein: MSIYVGNLSFSVTQQDISDIFSEYGTVKRVQLPTDRETGRPRGFGFVEMETEAQETAAIEALDGAEWMGRDLKVNKARPREERSPGGMGGGGRRTGSSNSFSRRY, translated from the coding sequence ATGTCGATTTACGTGGGCAATCTGTCCTTCAGCGTTACGCAGCAGGATATCAGCGATATCTTCTCGGAGTATGGCACCGTCAAGCGTGTTCAGCTTCCCACAGATCGGGAAACAGGCCGTCCTCGTGGGTTTGGCTTTGTAGAAATGGAAACGGAAGCTCAAGAAACCGCTGCTATTGAGGCGCTGGATGGCGCAGAGTGGATGGGACGGGATCTGAAGGTGAACAAAGCTCGGCCTCGTGAAGAGAGGAGTCCTGGTGGCATGGGGGGCGGTGGACGGAGAACCGGTAGCAGCAATAGCTTTTCTCGCCGCTACTAA
- the rpsU gene encoding 30S ribosomal protein S21, with protein MAQVTVGENEGIESVLRRFKRQVSKAGILSDVKRVRHFETPIEKRKRKAIARRRKRRFHQR; from the coding sequence ATGGCTCAGGTGACTGTCGGCGAGAACGAAGGTATTGAGTCAGTTCTGCGGCGCTTTAAGCGACAAGTTTCTAAGGCGGGGATTCTCTCAGATGTGAAGCGGGTTCGTCACTTTGAGACTCCGATTGAGAAACGCAAACGCAAGGCGATCGCCCGTCGCCGTAAGCGCCGCTTTCATCAGCGCTAG
- the rplS gene encoding 50S ribosomal protein L19, which yields MNAQELIRSIEAEQMKSNLPDIQIGDTVKVGVIIQEGGKERTQPYEGVVIAKRNTSINATITVRRVFQGVGVERVFLVHSPQIESIKILRRSKVRRAKLYYLRDRVGKATRLKQRFDRPL from the coding sequence ATGAATGCCCAGGAACTAATCCGCTCCATAGAAGCGGAGCAGATGAAATCAAATCTGCCCGACATTCAGATTGGTGACACTGTTAAAGTGGGTGTCATCATTCAGGAAGGGGGTAAAGAGCGTACCCAGCCCTACGAAGGGGTGGTGATCGCTAAGCGAAATACGAGTATCAATGCGACGATCACGGTACGCCGGGTTTTTCAGGGAGTGGGGGTAGAGCGGGTTTTTCTTGTTCACTCACCGCAAATTGAAAGCATTAAGATCCTTCGCCGTAGTAAGGTTCGTCGCGCTAAGCTCTATTACCTGCGAGATCGCGTTGGTAAGGCAACGCGTCTGAAGCAGCGTTTTGACCGTCCACTCTAA
- the secE gene encoding preprotein translocase subunit SecE — protein sequence MAKKDDAEVQQPKQGFSLTGFFQDTKEELDKVVWPSRQQLISESVAVVLMVVLSATLIYLVDNLFSWIAGRVFG from the coding sequence GTGGCCAAGAAAGATGATGCAGAGGTGCAGCAACCTAAGCAGGGATTCAGCCTAACAGGCTTTTTCCAAGACACCAAAGAGGAATTGGATAAGGTCGTTTGGCCGAGTCGGCAGCAGCTCATTAGTGAGTCTGTTGCAGTGGTGCTGATGGTTGTTCTCTCGGCAACCTTGATTTATCTGGTTGACAACTTGTTTTCCTGGATAGCGGGACGGGTGTTTGGATGA
- the nusG gene encoding transcription termination/antitermination protein NusG, producing the protein MTFTSEEPHNLAAVGDDVATTVESAQWYAVQVASGCEKRVKTNLEQRAQTLDVANRIFQVEIPQTPAVKVRKDGSRQSLEEKVFPGYVLIRMVMDDETWQVIKNTPNVINFVGAEQKRRYGRGRGHVKPMPLNNAEVERIFKQAQEQKTVVKIDMAAGDKILVLSGPFKDFEGEVIEVSPERSKLKALLSIFGRDTPVELEFNQVQKQS; encoded by the coding sequence ATGACATTTACCTCCGAAGAGCCACACAATTTAGCTGCAGTAGGAGACGACGTAGCTACAACAGTTGAGTCTGCTCAGTGGTATGCTGTGCAGGTTGCTTCTGGGTGTGAGAAACGGGTGAAAACCAACCTAGAGCAACGAGCTCAAACCTTGGATGTTGCGAACCGCATCTTCCAAGTGGAAATTCCTCAGACCCCTGCGGTCAAAGTTCGTAAAGATGGCAGTCGTCAGAGTCTGGAGGAGAAAGTCTTTCCTGGCTATGTTCTGATCCGCATGGTAATGGACGACGAAACCTGGCAGGTGATTAAAAACACACCAAATGTGATCAACTTTGTCGGAGCCGAACAAAAGCGACGTTACGGTCGTGGTCGTGGTCACGTTAAGCCAATGCCTTTGAATAATGCCGAGGTGGAGCGGATCTTTAAGCAAGCTCAAGAACAAAAAACCGTTGTCAAAATTGATATGGCTGCGGGGGATAAAATTCTTGTGCTTTCTGGACCCTTTAAAGACTTTGAAGGTGAAGTTATTGAAGTCAGTCCGGAGCGGAGCAAATTGAAGGCTCTTCTTTCTATCTTTGGACGAGATACGCCCGTAGAGCTGGAGTTCAACCAGGTTCAAAAACAGAGCTAG
- the rplK gene encoding 50S ribosomal protein L11, whose amino-acid sequence MAKKVVAMIKLALPAGKANPAPPVGPALGQHGVNIMMFCKEYNARTADQVGMVIPVEISVFEDRSFTFVLKTPPASVLIRKAAGVERGSGEPNKKKVGKITRNQLREIAQTKMPDLNANDIDAAEKIVEGTARNMGVTVVD is encoded by the coding sequence ATGGCTAAGAAAGTTGTTGCGATGATTAAACTTGCCCTCCCAGCAGGGAAGGCAAACCCTGCTCCCCCTGTGGGGCCTGCCCTTGGGCAGCATGGTGTCAACATCATGATGTTCTGCAAGGAATATAATGCCCGCACTGCCGATCAGGTGGGGATGGTAATTCCAGTCGAAATCTCGGTCTTTGAGGATCGGAGTTTCACCTTTGTACTCAAGACACCCCCTGCCTCAGTCTTAATTCGTAAGGCGGCTGGCGTGGAACGGGGTTCAGGGGAGCCTAACAAAAAGAAGGTGGGTAAAATCACCCGTAATCAATTGCGAGAAATTGCTCAAACTAAAATGCCAGATCTCAATGCCAATGACATTGATGCTGCGGAAAAAATAGTGGAAGGTACAGCGCGCAACATGGGTGTCACCGTTGTGGACTAA
- the rplA gene encoding 50S ribosomal protein L1, with amino-acid sequence MKKQSRRLRELSQKVEDRVYIPIEALSLLKETATAKFPESAEAHIRLGIDPKYADQQLRTTVALPKGTGQTIRVAVIARGEKVNEATISGADIAGSEELIDEIQKGRMDFDLLIATPDMMPQVAKLGRLLGPRGLMPSPKGGTVTFDLPQAIADFKAGKLEFRADRTGIVHVLFGKASFPIEDLLVNLKALQETIDRNRPSGAKGRYWRSVYVSSTMGPSIEVDINALRDLKLGDVA; translated from the coding sequence ATGAAAAAACAGTCCCGCCGACTTCGAGAACTTAGCCAAAAGGTTGAAGATCGAGTTTATATTCCCATAGAAGCGCTCAGTTTACTCAAGGAAACAGCCACGGCTAAATTTCCTGAATCCGCAGAGGCTCATATTCGTCTAGGCATTGATCCTAAATATGCTGACCAACAGCTCCGAACCACTGTTGCCCTCCCGAAAGGGACTGGACAAACGATTCGAGTTGCCGTCATTGCCCGTGGTGAGAAAGTGAATGAAGCAACCATTTCAGGTGCGGATATTGCGGGGTCGGAAGAACTAATTGACGAGATCCAGAAAGGGCGCATGGACTTTGACCTGCTGATTGCTACCCCAGATATGATGCCGCAGGTAGCAAAGCTGGGGCGACTTCTAGGGCCAAGGGGGTTAATGCCGTCCCCTAAGGGGGGAACCGTGACCTTTGACTTGCCGCAAGCGATCGCTGATTTTAAAGCTGGGAAGTTAGAATTCAGAGCAGATCGGACTGGTATTGTTCATGTCTTGTTTGGTAAAGCATCGTTCCCAATAGAGGATTTATTGGTGAACTTGAAGGCGTTGCAGGAAACCATCGATCGCAACCGCCCTTCCGGTGCTAAGGGTCGCTACTGGCGTAGTGTTTATGTCAGTTCCACGATGGGGCCATCGATTGAAGTCGATATCAACGCCCTCCGAGATCTCAAACTTGGGGACGTGGCTTGA
- the rplJ gene encoding 50S ribosomal protein L10, translating to MGRTLVDKQEIVAELKDVLSQSQLAMVIEYQGLSVAEITDLRRRLRPSGTICKVTKNTLMGIAVDGDTKWQSMTALLSGSSAFLLVKDDISGAIKAYQDFQKVTKKTELRGGVMDGRVLKETDIKAIADLPSREQLIAQVAGALNALATKIAVGIKEVPASVARGIQAVSEKDAA from the coding sequence GTGGGAAGAACATTAGTAGATAAGCAAGAGATCGTGGCGGAGCTGAAGGATGTCCTCAGTCAGTCTCAGCTGGCGATGGTGATCGAATATCAAGGTCTGTCCGTTGCAGAAATTACCGATTTACGACGACGTCTTCGTCCGAGCGGCACTATCTGTAAAGTGACGAAAAATACCTTGATGGGTATTGCTGTAGATGGGGATACCAAGTGGCAATCAATGACCGCGCTGCTGTCTGGCTCATCTGCGTTTCTGCTCGTTAAAGACGATATTAGTGGAGCCATAAAAGCTTACCAAGACTTCCAAAAAGTCACTAAGAAGACGGAACTTCGCGGTGGGGTCATGGATGGTCGCGTCTTGAAAGAAACCGATATCAAAGCGATCGCAGATTTACCATCTCGTGAGCAACTGATTGCACAGGTTGCAGGAGCACTCAATGCATTGGCAACCAAGATCGCAGTTGGGATCAAGGAAGTTCCGGCATCCGTGGCAAGGGGCATCCAAGCAGTTTCCGAGAAAGACGCTGCTTAG
- the rplL gene encoding 50S ribosomal protein L7/L12 has protein sequence MSAATDQILEQLKTLTLLEAAELVKQIEEAFGVSAAAPAGGMMMMAAPGAAAAPAEEVEEQTEFSVILDEVPADKKIPILKVVRALTGLGLKEAKDLVEAAPKAVKEAVAKPEAEDIKKQLEEAGAKASVK, from the coding sequence ATGTCTGCTGCAACTGATCAAATTCTGGAACAGTTAAAAACACTAACGCTGCTCGAAGCGGCTGAATTAGTGAAGCAAATTGAAGAAGCTTTCGGTGTCAGTGCCGCTGCACCAGCAGGGGGAATGATGATGATGGCAGCTCCAGGAGCTGCCGCTGCACCGGCTGAGGAAGTCGAAGAACAAACTGAGTTCAGTGTGATCCTGGATGAAGTTCCTGCTGACAAGAAAATTCCAATCCTCAAAGTTGTTCGTGCCCTAACAGGTCTCGGGTTGAAAGAAGCCAAAGATTTGGTGGAAGCAGCTCCTAAGGCAGTCAAGGAAGCGGTTGCAAAGCCAGAAGCTGAAGATATCAAGAAACAGCTGGAAGAAGCCGGGGCAAAGGCCTCAGTTAAATAG
- a CDS encoding IS5 family transposase, with amino-acid sequence MLRKEYPSDLTDAEWKVIEPFSPAESAIGHPREVDFREIVNAIFYVQREGCTWRGLPGDFPPWQSVYNYLRHWQRLGIWQQIHDQLRIQLRQATGKTTQPSAAILDSQSVKTTDKFFQDQRHLQDKKSNLPWQPFSNPV; translated from the coding sequence ATGCTTCGCAAAGAGTATCCCAGCGACTTAACTGATGCCGAGTGGAAGGTGATAGAACCCTTTTCCCCTGCTGAATCCGCAATTGGCCATCCGAGAGAAGTTGACTTTCGTGAAATTGTTAATGCCATATTTTACGTGCAACGAGAGGGCTGTACTTGGCGAGGGTTGCCAGGCGACTTTCCACCCTGGCAATCGGTCTATAACTATCTACGACATTGGCAGAGATTAGGCATCTGGCAACAGATCCATGACCAGTTGAGAATCCAACTTCGGCAAGCGACTGGCAAGACAACTCAGCCAAGCGCTGCTATCCTCGATTCTCAATCCGTCAAAACGACGGACAAATTTTTTCAGGATCAGCGACACCTACAAGACAAAAAAAGCAACCTCCCCTGGCAACCCTTCTCAAACCCCGTATAA
- the ndhC gene encoding photosynthetic/respiratory NAD(P)H-quinone oxidoreductase subunit C, whose translation MFVLSGYEYFLGFFLVCSLVPALALTASRLLRPQRRGPERRTTYESGMEPIGGAWIQFNIRYYMFALVFVVFDVETVFLYPWAVAFHRLGLLAFIEALIFIAILVVALVYAWRKGALEWS comes from the coding sequence GTGTTTGTCCTCAGTGGTTACGAGTACTTCTTAGGTTTTTTCCTGGTTTGCAGCCTGGTTCCAGCCCTGGCTCTGACTGCATCCCGACTCCTGCGACCCCAACGCCGTGGCCCTGAGCGGCGCACCACCTATGAATCTGGTATGGAACCCATCGGGGGAGCCTGGATTCAGTTCAATATTCGCTACTATATGTTTGCACTGGTTTTCGTCGTCTTTGACGTTGAAACAGTCTTTCTCTATCCCTGGGCGGTTGCATTCCATCGACTGGGATTGCTGGCATTCATTGAAGCTCTGATCTTTATCGCAATTTTAGTTGTTGCCCTGGTTTATGCTTGGCGAAAAGGAGCCTTGGAATGGTCATGA
- a CDS encoding NADH dehydrogenase subunit K has product MVMNPQPSPANSLTGESILNPVGRPQITQDLSENVILTTVDDLYNWARLSSLWPLLYGTACCFIEFAALIGSRFDFDRFGLIPRSSPRQADLIITAGTITMKMAPALVRLYEQMPDPKYVIAMGACTITGGMFSMDSPTAVRGVDKLIPVDVYLPGCPPRPEAIIDAIIKLRKKIANDSLQEQGGMGQAHRFYSIPHQMKVVPPILTGEYLQALSRQAPSQELAAAVGLPLSSADLQVAETLEVTRD; this is encoded by the coding sequence ATGGTCATGAATCCTCAACCTAGCCCTGCCAATTCCCTGACTGGAGAGTCAATTCTAAACCCAGTTGGGCGACCTCAGATTACCCAAGACTTGTCTGAGAATGTAATTTTGACAACAGTTGATGATCTGTACAACTGGGCTCGGCTTTCCAGTCTGTGGCCATTGTTGTACGGTACTGCTTGCTGCTTTATTGAGTTTGCAGCCTTGATCGGTTCTCGGTTTGACTTTGACCGCTTTGGCTTGATTCCCCGTTCCAGTCCTCGTCAGGCTGATTTAATTATCACCGCAGGTACGATCACGATGAAGATGGCTCCGGCTCTGGTTCGCCTCTATGAGCAGATGCCCGATCCCAAGTACGTCATTGCCATGGGGGCTTGTACCATTACCGGTGGGATGTTCAGTATGGATTCCCCAACCGCAGTGCGGGGAGTGGATAAGCTGATTCCTGTCGATGTGTATTTGCCAGGTTGTCCCCCTCGACCGGAAGCCATTATTGATGCCATTATCAAACTGCGCAAGAAAATTGCCAACGACTCCCTGCAAGAGCAAGGGGGGATGGGACAAGCCCATCGCTTCTACAGTATTCCCCATCAAATGAAGGTCGTGCCCCCAATTTTAACGGGAGAATATTTGCAAGCTTTATCCCGACAAGCACCGTCTCAGGAATTAGCAGCCGCCGTAGGTCTACCGTTATCATCTGCCGACTTGCAGGTGGCTGAAACTTTGGAGGTTACCCGTGACTGA
- a CDS encoding NAD(P)H-quinone oxidoreductase subunit J translates to MTDVVASENAPLVEAGKVSRWLTENGFDNQALGVDHLGIEMIYVDRDFLIPIATALYAYGFNYLQCQGAYDCGPGEALVSFYHLVKVTDSADRPDEVRLKVFIPREEPRVASVYWIWKAADWQERESYDMYGIVYEGHPNLKRILMPEDWVGWPLRKDYVSPDFYELQDAY, encoded by the coding sequence GTGACTGATGTAGTAGCGTCTGAAAATGCTCCCCTTGTAGAAGCTGGTAAAGTGTCCCGCTGGTTGACCGAGAATGGTTTTGATAACCAAGCATTGGGAGTTGATCATCTGGGAATCGAGATGATCTATGTCGATCGGGATTTTTTGATCCCCATTGCCACTGCGCTCTATGCCTATGGTTTCAACTACCTCCAATGTCAAGGAGCCTATGACTGCGGCCCCGGTGAAGCACTCGTCAGCTTCTATCACCTCGTAAAAGTTACCGATAGTGCTGACCGTCCCGATGAAGTGCGCCTCAAGGTGTTTATCCCCCGAGAGGAACCACGGGTTGCTTCGGTGTACTGGATTTGGAAGGCGGCGGACTGGCAGGAGCGGGAGTCCTATGATATGTACGGTATTGTCTATGAGGGACATCCCAACCTGAAGCGGATTCTGATGCCGGAAGATTGGGTGGGCTGGCCGCTGCGTAAAGACTATGTATCTCCTGATTTCTATGAGTTACAGGATGCCTACTAA